A region of Burkholderiales bacterium JOSHI_001 DNA encodes the following proteins:
- a CDS encoding Kef-type K+ transport system, membrane component (PFAM: TrkA-N domain; Sodium/hydrogen exchanger family; TrkA-C domain~TIGRFAM: transporter, monovalent cation:proton antiporter-2 (CPA2) family): protein MATTLEVVLLYLVAAVLGVVGCRLLKLPPMLGYLAVGVLIGPNALALAKDSAGVRYLAEFGVVFLMFVIGLEFNLPKLRSMRTLVFGLGLSQVGLTILGALLGNGLLMWVFSYTPRPWELGWQGAVVLGSAIAMSSTAIVVKLMAERLEMESEHGKRVMGVLLFQDLAVVPLLVLIPALGESPQHLAQAMALAFLKAGVLLTILLVGGQRAMRWWLTLVARRKSEELFILNLLLITLGLAWMTEHAGLSLALGAFVAGMLVAETEYKHQVETDIRPFHDVLLGLFFITIGMKLDWRPVLDQWFLVLLLTTAPVLAKAVLVALLAWAFRASPGVAIRTGLYLAQAGEFGFVLLTLGAERGLVAPQWMSPVLASMVLSMLATPFLVMHADRIVMRLSASEWMLQSLQLTTIAKKAIHTEAHVIIAGYGRSGQNLAKLLSGEGIPYMALDLDPDRVRQAAAAGQSVVFGDAARLQSLMAAGLARASAVVVTYPDTPSALKILHLVHEHAPKVPVIVRTLDDSDLEKLRSAGATEVVPEAIEGSLMLAAQALVLVGVPMRRVVRITRDARDARYHLLRGYFHGADDDTVEELNQARLASVTVPAAAAAVGRPLAELALTAMGVQVVSVRQANGRVQPADDALVVNPGDTLVISGLPEPLALAEEKLLRGAAR from the coding sequence ATGGCAACCACCCTCGAAGTCGTGCTGCTGTACCTGGTGGCAGCCGTGCTGGGCGTGGTGGGCTGCCGCCTGCTGAAGCTGCCGCCCATGCTGGGCTACCTGGCGGTGGGCGTGCTGATCGGCCCCAACGCGCTGGCCCTGGCCAAGGACTCGGCCGGCGTGCGCTACCTGGCCGAGTTTGGCGTGGTGTTCCTGATGTTCGTCATCGGGCTGGAGTTCAACCTGCCCAAGCTGCGCAGCATGCGCACCCTGGTGTTCGGCCTGGGGCTGTCGCAGGTGGGCTTGACCATCCTGGGCGCGCTGCTGGGCAACGGCTTGCTGATGTGGGTGTTTTCCTACACCCCGCGGCCCTGGGAACTGGGCTGGCAGGGCGCGGTGGTGCTGGGCAGCGCCATCGCGATGAGTTCCACCGCCATCGTGGTGAAACTGATGGCCGAGCGGCTGGAAATGGAAAGCGAACACGGCAAGCGCGTGATGGGCGTGCTGCTGTTCCAGGACCTGGCTGTGGTGCCGCTTCTGGTGCTGATTCCGGCCCTGGGCGAAAGCCCGCAGCACCTGGCCCAGGCCATGGCGCTGGCCTTCCTGAAGGCCGGTGTGCTGCTGACCATCCTGCTGGTGGGCGGGCAGCGCGCGATGCGCTGGTGGCTCACCCTGGTGGCGCGGCGCAAGAGCGAAGAGCTGTTCATCCTGAACCTGCTGCTCATCACCCTGGGCCTGGCCTGGATGACCGAGCACGCCGGCCTGAGCCTGGCGCTGGGCGCGTTTGTCGCCGGCATGCTGGTGGCCGAGACCGAATACAAGCACCAGGTGGAAACCGACATCCGGCCCTTCCACGACGTGCTGCTGGGGCTGTTCTTCATCACCATCGGCATGAAGCTGGACTGGCGGCCGGTGCTGGACCAGTGGTTCCTGGTGCTGCTGCTGACCACCGCGCCGGTGCTGGCCAAGGCGGTGCTGGTGGCCTTGCTGGCCTGGGCCTTTCGCGCCTCGCCGGGCGTGGCCATCCGCACCGGCCTGTACCTGGCGCAGGCGGGTGAATTCGGTTTCGTGCTGCTGACCCTGGGCGCAGAGCGCGGCCTGGTGGCGCCCCAGTGGATGAGCCCGGTGCTGGCCAGCATGGTGCTGTCGATGCTGGCCACGCCTTTCCTGGTGATGCACGCCGACCGCATCGTGATGCGGCTGTCGGCCAGTGAATGGATGCTGCAGTCGCTGCAGCTGACCACCATCGCCAAGAAAGCCATCCACACCGAAGCCCACGTCATCATCGCCGGCTACGGCCGCAGCGGGCAGAACCTGGCCAAGCTGCTGTCGGGCGAGGGCATTCCGTACATGGCGCTGGACCTGGACCCCGACCGCGTGCGCCAGGCCGCCGCCGCCGGCCAGAGCGTGGTGTTCGGCGACGCTGCGCGGCTGCAAAGCCTGATGGCCGCCGGCCTGGCGCGCGCCAGCGCGGTGGTGGTGACCTACCCCGACACGCCCTCGGCACTGAAGATCCTGCACCTGGTGCACGAGCACGCGCCCAAGGTGCCGGTGATCGTGCGCACCCTGGACGACAGCGACCTGGAAAAGCTGCGTTCGGCCGGCGCCACCGAGGTGGTGCCCGAGGCCATCGAAGGCAGCCTGATGCTGGCCGCGCAAGCCTTGGTGCTGGTGGGCGTGCCGATGCGGCGCGTGGTGCGCATCACCCGCGACGCGCGCGACGCGCGCTACCACCTGCTGCGCGGCTATTTCCACGGCGCCGACGACGACACCGTGGAAGAGCTGAACCAGGCCCGGCTGGCCAGCGTCACCGTGCCGGCCGCCGCCGCCGCGGTGGGCCGCCCCCTGGCCGAACTGGCGCTGACCGCCATGGGCGTGCAGGTGGTCAGCGTGCGCCAGGCCAATGGCCGGGTGCAGCCGGCCGACGACGCCTTGGTGGTGAACCCGGGCGACACCCTGGTCATCTCCGGGCTGCCGGAGCCGCTGGCGCTGGCCGAAGAAAAGCTGCTGCGCGGCGCCGCGCGCTGA
- a CDS encoding cyclic nucleotide-binding protein (PFAM: Cyclic nucleotide-binding domain), producing MDTPPLVAAIQTLNTADALRVRLSIEQWRLVMAYLTRHELAAGRQFIRQGDSERTMYLLESGSLTVFVTASRAAGQKLAILRAGSVVGEPAMFGDNPRMANVETMTPCVVWELSGPRMEEMCSSKPALALEFLRGCGAVMATRMRANLESGQPIT from the coding sequence ATGGACACCCCGCCGCTTGTTGCCGCCATCCAGACCCTGAACACCGCCGACGCGCTGCGTGTGCGGTTGTCGATCGAGCAGTGGCGCCTGGTGATGGCCTACCTCACGCGCCACGAGCTGGCGGCGGGCCGCCAGTTCATTCGCCAGGGCGACAGCGAGCGCACCATGTACCTGCTGGAATCGGGTTCGCTCACGGTGTTCGTGACCGCCTCGCGCGCCGCCGGCCAGAAGCTGGCCATCCTGCGCGCCGGCTCCGTCGTGGGTGAACCGGCCATGTTTGGCGACAACCCGCGCATGGCCAATGTGGAAACCATGACGCCCTGCGTGGTGTGGGAACTGTCGGGCCCGCGCATGGAGGAAATGTGCAGCAGCAAACCGGCGCTGGCGCTGGAATTTCTGCGCGGCTGCGGCGCCGTGATGGCCACGCGCATGCGTGCGAACCTGGAATCGGGTCAGCCGATCACCTGA
- a CDS encoding adenine phosphoribosyltransferase (PFAM: Phosphoribosyl transferase domain~TIGRFAM: adenine phosphoribosyltransferase), producing MQHALHADYIKRHIRTVPDWPAPGVQFRDITPLLSNPRVFRVLIDEFVHRYFDVKPDAIAGLDARGFIIGSVLAYELNVGFVPIRKKGKLPYQTVEETYELEYGSATVEMHTDAVKAGDRVVLIDDLIATGGTMMAGMRLLQRLGAQVIEGAAIVDLPELKGSDKLRAAGLALFTLVDFEGH from the coding sequence ATGCAACACGCCCTGCACGCCGACTACATCAAGCGCCACATCCGCACCGTGCCCGACTGGCCGGCGCCGGGGGTGCAGTTCCGCGACATCACGCCGCTGTTGTCCAACCCGCGGGTGTTCCGGGTGCTGATCGACGAGTTCGTGCACCGCTACTTCGACGTGAAGCCCGACGCCATCGCCGGGCTGGACGCGCGCGGCTTCATCATCGGCAGCGTGCTGGCCTACGAGCTGAACGTGGGCTTCGTGCCCATCCGCAAGAAGGGCAAGCTGCCCTACCAGACGGTGGAAGAAACCTACGAGCTGGAATACGGCAGCGCCACGGTGGAGATGCACACCGACGCGGTGAAAGCCGGCGACCGGGTGGTGCTGATCGACGACCTCATCGCCACCGGCGGCACCATGATGGCCGGCATGCGCCTGCTGCAGCGCCTGGGCGCCCAGGTGATCGAAGGCGCGGCCATCGTCGACCTGCCCGAACTGAAGGGCAGCGACAAGCTGCGCGCCGCGGGCCTGGCGCTGTTCACGCTGGTGGATTTCGAAGGCCACTGA
- a CDS encoding amidase, Asp-tRNAAsn/Glu-tRNAGln amidotransferase A subunit (PFAM: Amidase) — translation MAQPTRRAILALGAGPVFAATAADGGASASPAPPGAVALRAALQAGELSAEALVQQCLARIERHDRAGPRLNAVIELNPDALDTARALDARRAHGDAIGPLHGLPVLLKDNIASGDRMFTSAGSLALTHGPATRDAHLVARLRAAGAVVLGKTNLSEWANIRSTRSSSGWSSRGGFTRNPHDTARNTSGSSSGAGAAAAAALAPLNVGTETDGSITSPAHCCGAVGFKPTVGVVSRDGVIPISTSQDTAGPMTRSVADAALLLAAMAGADARDSATARAPAGFAATLLPGLATASLRGARLGVVRDAVPAQPSVATLFDRELQRLREAGATLVEIPKGPNGAALWDHELVVLLHEMRGALPRWLREFAPTAPVKDLASLIAWNSEHAAQVMPFFDQELFEQAEKDAQVNARRYARARAACLRLARREGLDPLFTRHRLDALLAPTGSTAWLTDTVLGDHYVAGGIGTPLAVAGYPHLTVPMGLASGLPVGLSFGGPAFSDARLLALGHAYEQVRGPLPLPVRVAMHP, via the coding sequence ATGGCCCAGCCAACGCGGCGCGCAATCCTGGCCCTGGGCGCAGGCCCGGTCTTCGCGGCCACCGCCGCCGATGGCGGCGCCAGTGCCAGCCCGGCGCCGCCCGGTGCCGTCGCCCTGCGTGCGGCCCTGCAGGCCGGCGAGCTCTCGGCCGAAGCCCTGGTGCAGCAATGCCTGGCTCGCATCGAGCGCCATGACCGCGCCGGCCCCAGGCTGAACGCGGTGATCGAGCTCAACCCCGACGCCCTGGACACAGCCCGGGCGCTGGACGCCCGGCGCGCGCACGGTGACGCCATCGGCCCGCTGCACGGCCTGCCTGTGCTGCTGAAGGACAACATCGCCAGCGGCGACCGCATGTTCACCAGCGCCGGTTCGCTGGCGCTGACCCATGGCCCGGCCACGCGTGACGCCCACCTGGTGGCGCGCCTGCGTGCCGCCGGTGCGGTGGTGCTGGGCAAGACCAACCTGAGCGAATGGGCCAACATCCGCAGCACGCGTTCCAGCAGCGGCTGGAGCAGCCGCGGCGGCTTCACGCGCAACCCGCACGACACGGCGCGCAACACCAGCGGGTCCAGCTCGGGCGCAGGTGCCGCCGCCGCCGCCGCGCTGGCACCGCTGAACGTGGGCACCGAAACCGACGGCTCGATCACATCGCCCGCCCACTGCTGCGGCGCGGTGGGCTTCAAGCCCACGGTCGGCGTGGTCAGCCGCGACGGCGTGATCCCCATCTCGACCAGCCAGGACACCGCCGGCCCAATGACCCGCAGCGTGGCCGACGCGGCGCTGCTGCTCGCGGCGATGGCCGGGGCGGATGCGCGCGACAGCGCCACCGCGCGCGCGCCGGCGGGCTTCGCGGCGACGCTGTTGCCGGGCCTGGCAACAGCCAGCCTGCGAGGCGCACGACTGGGCGTGGTGCGCGACGCCGTGCCGGCGCAGCCCAGCGTGGCCACGCTGTTTGACCGTGAACTGCAGCGCCTGCGCGAAGCGGGCGCCACCTTGGTGGAAATTCCCAAGGGGCCGAACGGCGCAGCGCTGTGGGACCATGAACTGGTCGTGCTGCTGCACGAGATGCGCGGCGCCCTGCCGCGCTGGCTGCGTGAATTTGCACCTACCGCGCCAGTGAAGGACCTGGCCAGCCTGATTGCCTGGAACAGCGAACACGCGGCGCAGGTGATGCCCTTCTTCGACCAGGAGCTGTTCGAGCAGGCCGAAAAGGATGCGCAGGTCAACGCCAGGCGCTACGCCCGCGCCCGGGCCGCCTGCCTGCGCCTGGCGCGCCGCGAGGGCCTGGACCCGCTGTTCACGCGCCACCGGCTGGACGCGCTGCTGGCGCCCACCGGCAGCACCGCCTGGCTGACCGACACCGTGCTGGGTGACCACTACGTGGCCGGTGGCATCGGCACGCCACTGGCGGTGGCGGGCTACCCGCACCTGACGGTGCCCATGGGCCTGGCCTCGGGCCTGCCGGTGGGCCTGAGCTTTGGTGGCCCGGCCTTCAGCGACGCGCGGCTGCTGGCCCTGGGCCATGCCTATGAACAAGTGCGCGGGCCCTTGCCGCTGCCGGTGCGGGTGGCCATGCACCCCTAG
- a CDS encoding putative sugar phosphate isomerase involved in capsule formation (PFAM: CBS domain; SIS domain~TIGRFAM: KpsF/GutQ family protein), giving the protein MPPFHVATAPLEFDAPRVRQMAQRTFEIEARAVQALGQRLDERFDAAVRAVLACTGRVVVMGMGKSGHVGRKIAATLASTGTPAMFVHPGEASHGDLGMVTAADLVLAISNSGESDELNLILPLLKRLGVPLLALTGRADSTLGRHADQVLDSAVAEEACPLNLAPTASTTAQMAWGDALAVALLDARGFRPEDFARSHPGGALGRKLLMHVRDLMRSGDALPRVAPDTPLPAMLREMSAKGLGFTAVVQGEQVAGIFTDGDLRRLIERGADLLKLSAAEVMHTRPKLVLPDALAVDAADLMEQHRITSVLVVDGEQKLVGALNSNDLMRAKVI; this is encoded by the coding sequence GTGCCCCCGTTCCACGTGGCCACTGCCCCCCTCGAGTTCGACGCCCCGCGCGTGCGCCAGATGGCGCAGCGCACCTTCGAGATCGAAGCCCGCGCCGTGCAGGCCCTGGGCCAGCGCCTGGACGAGCGCTTTGACGCCGCCGTGCGCGCGGTGCTGGCCTGCACCGGCCGGGTGGTGGTGATGGGCATGGGCAAGAGCGGCCACGTGGGCCGCAAGATCGCCGCCACGCTGGCGTCCACCGGCACGCCGGCGATGTTCGTGCACCCGGGCGAAGCCAGCCACGGCGACCTGGGCATGGTGACCGCCGCCGACCTGGTACTGGCGATTTCCAATTCCGGCGAAAGCGACGAGCTCAACCTCATCCTGCCGCTGCTCAAGCGCCTGGGCGTGCCGCTGCTGGCCCTGACCGGCCGGGCCGATTCCACCCTGGGCCGCCACGCCGACCAGGTGCTGGACAGCGCGGTGGCCGAAGAGGCCTGCCCGCTGAACCTGGCGCCCACCGCCAGCACCACGGCGCAGATGGCCTGGGGCGACGCGCTGGCGGTGGCGCTGCTGGACGCGCGGGGCTTCCGCCCCGAGGACTTCGCGCGCAGCCACCCCGGCGGCGCGTTGGGCCGCAAGCTGCTGATGCATGTGCGCGACCTCATGCGCAGCGGCGACGCCCTGCCGCGCGTGGCGCCCGACACGCCGCTGCCCGCCATGCTGCGCGAGATGAGCGCCAAGGGCCTGGGCTTCACCGCCGTGGTGCAGGGCGAGCAGGTGGCCGGCATCTTCACCGACGGCGACCTGCGCCGCCTGATCGAGCGCGGTGCCGACCTGCTGAAGCTGAGCGCCGCTGAGGTGATGCACACCCGCCCGAAGCTGGTGCTGCCCGACGCCCTGGCGGTGGACGCGGCCGACCTGATGGAGCAGCACCGCATCACCAGCGTGCTGGTGGTGGACGGCGAGCAGAAGCTGGTCGGCGCGCTGAACAGCAACGACCTGATGCGCGCGAAAGTCATCTGA